A region of the Deinococcus hopiensis KR-140 genome:
TAGGCCCCTGTTCGGCACTCCGCAGCGAAGCGCTTCACCCAACGGGGCTCACCCATCTTCGACTGGAAGGTCGCGCACGGAATACGTCCGAAGGTGGTCTGCAGTACCAACGTATCGCCAATGCGCCACGTTTCACCGACTTCGGCGCCGTTTACGTCGACCCCCAATGTGGTCAGGTTCTCGCCGAAGGTGCCCCCAGGGAGCTCACGCCCAAGCTCGTTTTCCCACCAGTCGTAGTCTTCACGTGCATACGCGTATACTGCCTGGTCATCTCCACCATGGTTCATGGTGTCGAAGATCCGGTCCCCAATCAGCCCACTCGCCCGCTCAGGTGACAAACCCTTAGGACCAGGCGCGCGTACGGCTACGGCATGCGTGACTGGCTGTTTACGAATACCGGTAATGCCAACGCTCTTTGCGCCGTTGTGCTCCGGTACCGCAAGATTGACCTGCAGCACACGGCTCATAAAAACCCCCTGGTCTTGAAAAAGAGCGCTGAGTTGAGGCCAAGGTTTAAGACAGTGACGGCAGGACTGGCGTTCAGGGCAGCTGCACTGGGTGCCCGTCCGACAACATGGGTGCCGTTGAGCATGCGCAGTTGTTGCGGATGAATGGCCCTACGCGGATTCATTTCCGTAGCA
Encoded here:
- a CDS encoding MOSC domain-containing protein, coding for MSRVLQVNLAVPEHNGAKSVGITGIRKQPVTHAVAVRAPGPKGLSPERASGLIGDRIFDTMNHGGDDQAVYAYAREDYDWWENELGRELPGGTFGENLTTLGVDVNGAEVGETWRIGDTLVLQTTFGRIPCATFQSKMGEPRWVKRFAAECRTGAYLRVITPGNVCAGDELKVVERPGHGVTIADAFRTWMQAPERLVEYLKIEGLPEGLKAEIRHRLKQ